A segment of the Lycium ferocissimum isolate CSIRO_LF1 chromosome 10, AGI_CSIRO_Lferr_CH_V1, whole genome shotgun sequence genome:
GTCCCCATCCCTGGGTGCAGCAAAGCAATTTGCATGAGGGTACCCACCCACGCAAAAGCGATCCAGTCAAACTCCAAGACtgccaaaaatattttaaataaaatcaacaaaatatagatttttttcaaaaaataagaattagggataatataaaaaaaagcaTAGAGTACACAaaaacatatacacacacatacagcACACTCTGTCCTAGTTATTGACCAGTCAATTTTGCTTAGCTGCCACTTTTAAAAAGGCAAAGGTCCCAATTCCAACTCTCCCAAAACCCACTCCCCCTCTATATTTGTACTTTATTCTTTGttgtaattttgttttttcttttcaaaactatggtttttattttaatgaaCTGATTTATTTATGTAATAGTACTATATGATGggatatttatttactttgtaCAGTGGTTAAATAGGCCAATATTTTCAGTCCAAGCCTTGCAATAAATAGCTCAAAAGAAAAGCTTACATCTCCTAATTACTTAATTAGATGAATAATAGTGTCTCATATTTCCATAGGATAGTCCacagataaaaaaaatatattacacTCCATAATGCATTATCCGCACTAAAATTTTACTTGGTTGAGTCTTTCCTACTCATTGTTAATTGAGTGGTAAGTACTATTTAATGGATAATTGATGTTTCTTTGAGGTCTCAGATATGTAGAATTAATTATTTCGCAATGTAACAATTTATGTTGCAGTTGTTACAATATTATTTTGCCATATATCAATAGTCCTTTTTAAATATATGTTACCTccaaaattaaaagagaaaatatattatttttatccaCACGAATGACATGTTTGATGCTTTTAACTTTATATCTTTAATAAAAGTATGGTAAACTCTCTAATCTTCTTTAGAATAACGTTATATTATAAAATCTTTATAAGAATTTCTACATCTCAATGGTTTCAACTTTTAAGTCAATATTTGAGGGTGTAGCCTGTAGGTAGATTCccatttttttgctttaagacTAAAAAGAGACATAAAGATAAAAGAGTTTAAGTTTGTTGgaataaattctttttctaCTATTAGGTTAACCTTAATTGTTATAGTACATAATTTATCTAATTTTTAAGATTATAATTTTTTCAATTCATCTTTTTTACATGTAATCTTTGAACAATCGGATAATGTAAAATATTTGTTGCATCAACGATATCTTATAACTCAAAAAGCTTGATGATTGTATGAAAATTAGAAAAGACTCATAGTAATAAATTATTACTAATAAagtaataaataatttatatcccCAAGACTACGCCGCACGTTATAGTTTGACCATCTGACCCGTCGTTGCGTCTTTTTTATAATTACCTAATATTCATCCATCCGTGACTCTCTAACCTAATAAAGTTCCTACTCCCGAAAAAGGCAATAACACCTTTTTTACTACTCCTACATCAAActtgtagtagtagtagtaataataatattccatttatttactaccctttttaaaaaacaaaaacagaaattaaaaaaaccggATATCTCGGTGGCATTGGAGTTTGGACCACTATACACGTGTGGTCCACGAGCTTCTCTGGTCAAATTTACCCCCTATCgccggttttttttttatttgcttttccaaataaacttcatttttttaaattgttaattggAACTAATTTTTTGTTACTCCTCCGGTTCAAAATAGTATCTACTTAGTCATTTGTACGtcacttaagaaaatattaactcttagaaaaaataggtaatttgactaaattactcCTAATCAAATAGGTATTAAAATTtgatcacttaacacttaataagaataaatttgaaaaaataaatttaattatttcttaatttatcaagtggacattttttttaaaccaagaaaaaaaagttaaatgaaCACTCTTTTGAATCGGAGGGAGTACAGTATATAAGAAATAGtagaagaaaatattgaatGTAGGACAACAAATCACATTGAATTTTTGTTGAAAGTTATTAAAGATACTAATAACATGACGTCAAATAGGCTGAAAAGCTTAAAACTTtagaaacaaaattaaaatgaagTGCGAGTATATTATAGGGAAACTAAATACTAGTTATATGGTTTTAAATAAACTATTTTTGTAGGGTTTCCATGTATAACTTGCCCCATATTTGGCGTGGGTGGAGGGGGTAGGGGGGGCTCACACTCAAAAGAGGTAGCTGTTCTTCCCTTTTATTCTCTCTCACTTCTTGGTAAGCACTTTCTCTCTTTAACTTCCTTTCATTTCTCTCTTTAATTCCCTGATCTGAATCTTGGGgtttttcaaagttcaaatcTTTAAGAGTTTTTTGTGCTAATTTTGAGAgaatttgtttctttattttgtgGGGTTTTGTCTTTCTTGGATTTGATTGGTTCTTTATTTGTGGATTTGGAATGATTTCAATCTTTTGGAGTTTGAAGGGGAAGTGAGAAAAGTGTATTATAGCTTTGGtgtattagaaaaaaaaaaaaaaaagatcctgTAAGTATAGTgttttgatgatgatgataatgatggtgAAAATGAGCACTATATGGTTCTTTTGACCAGAGAAAAAAAGAGTTtcagataaaagaaaaagatgtcTATGTCCCCCCCTACTGTCAAATCTTTGTTGTAGTTGTCAATGagcaaaaaagagagaagacaAAAGAGTGCAAAgactcttcttttctttctcttttttcatcCACACGCTTCATTTTTCCTCTCTAAATGTGATGCTCCACTTCTATATTTAACATAGTCTTTACtagtttttttgttctttgaCTAAAAGGGTCAGCAAAAATGCCTATGTATTTGCCATCTTTTGACGTTGGGGGTGGTGGGCAAGTATTGGATCTGGAAACTGCTGTTAAAGATGGGATtttgggtggtggtggtggggtggtTGTTCATGGTGGTGTTACAGAAAAAAAgttgagtttgaaaaaaatgatggaGGAACTTGATTCAATTGAAGTTCCTTCAGTTTTCATTTGTCCAATTTCTTTGGAACCCATGCAAGATCCAGTTACTCTTTGTACTGGACAAACATATGAAAGGTCTAATATTCTCAAATGGTTCTCTTTAGGGCACTTTACTTGTCCCACCACAATGCAAGAATTGTGGGATGATTCAATCACACCTAATAGTACTCTTCACCACCTGATTTACAGTTGGTTTTCTCAAAAGTATTTGGCTATGAAAAAGAGGTCTGAGGATGTACAAGGAAGGGTTTTGGAGATTTTAGAGACCTTGAAAAAGGTTAAAGGTGAGGCTAGAGTTCAAGGTTTGAAGGAGCTTAGGCAAGTTGTTACTGGTCATGATTCAGCCAAGAAAACAGTGATGGAAAACAATGGTGTTAGTTTAATTACTTCACTATTAGGTCCTTTCACTAAGCATGTTGTTGCTTGTGAGGCAATTGGGATTTTAGTACACTTGGATCTGAACTCAGATGCTAAGGCTAATTTGTTGCAACCCAATAAGATTTCCCTCATGGTGGATACGTTGAATGAGGGATCCATCGATACCAAGATAAATTGTACGAAATTGCTCGAAATGTTGATGGAAGGGAAGGATTCAGAGTGGGAAGTTTTGTCAAGTTTGAGTCTTTTGGTAGGATTACTTAGACTAATCAGAGATAAGAGACACCCAAACGGGGTGGTGTCCGGTCTGAGATTGCTTAAGTTGATTTCATCGCAAGAATCACTGAGGAACTCGATTGTTGGTATTGGGGCAATCCCCCAATTGGTGGAAGTATTGCCCAGCTTGAATGGTGAATGCTTAGAATTAGCCTTGGTTATCCTTGAAGCTTTGTCTACCCTTCCAGAGGGTGCATTGGCATTCATGGACTGTCGTAGCACCATTCCGAATATGGTCAAATTGCTCATGAAGGTATCAGAGAGCTGCACTCAATTTGCGTTGTCAATTCTATGGGCAGTGTGCAAACTTGCCCCAGAAAAATGCTCATCGGTTGCTGTTGAGGCAGGTTTAGCAGCCAAATTGTTGCTTGTTATTCAAAGTGGATGCAACCCTGTGTTGAAGCAACGGTCCGCTGAGCTCTTGAAACTATGCAGTCTAAATTACTCAGAGACCATCTTTATTTCCAAGTGTAAGCTTACCAAGACAATGCAATGAAGGTAACATGGTGTTGTTCATACGGTTCAGCTAATACCCGCAAGGGCAAGGTGCTCAACAGCTCGCGGAATGTGCGTATTTGGGCGAGGAGGTACCTACTTGTTGTACATAGTAAAGAGCTTTAGCTCTCATGAAAAAGGCTT
Coding sequences within it:
- the LOC132033489 gene encoding U-box domain-containing protein 30-like — protein: MPMYLPSFDVGGGGQVLDLETAVKDGILGGGGGVVVHGGVTEKKLSLKKMMEELDSIEVPSVFICPISLEPMQDPVTLCTGQTYERSNILKWFSLGHFTCPTTMQELWDDSITPNSTLHHLIYSWFSQKYLAMKKRSEDVQGRVLEILETLKKVKGEARVQGLKELRQVVTGHDSAKKTVMENNGVSLITSLLGPFTKHVVACEAIGILVHLDLNSDAKANLLQPNKISLMVDTLNEGSIDTKINCTKLLEMLMEGKDSEWEVLSSLSLLVGLLRLIRDKRHPNGVVSGLRLLKLISSQESLRNSIVGIGAIPQLVEVLPSLNGECLELALVILEALSTLPEGALAFMDCRSTIPNMVKLLMKVSESCTQFALSILWAVCKLAPEKCSSVAVEAGLAAKLLLVIQSGCNPVLKQRSAELLKLCSLNYSETIFISKCKLTKTMQ